In Mastacembelus armatus chromosome 4, fMasArm1.2, whole genome shotgun sequence, the following are encoded in one genomic region:
- the chd1l gene encoding chromodomain-helicase-DNA-binding protein 1-like isoform X2, with amino-acid sequence MTDLLSKIINSVEEKKKAAVGQSDLEKWGLKGIQLRAYQLEGLRWLTQRLYNQQGCILADEMGLGKTCQTISLLVYVTGALGQKGPFLVLSPLSVMENWRKELKCFAPSLTVLCYKGDKERRAEIQRETETEQFHVLLTTYELCLKDASFLGRWKWKVLVVDEAHRLKNQNSLLHKTLTEFSVGFRVLLTGTPVQNNLQELYSLLSFIQPSIFTADDTDDFVNSYSNVQNQPALAAELQSILEPFLLRRVKSQVALDLPKKTELVVYHGMSALQKKYYKAILMKDLEAFGNEQGSKTRLLNILMNLRKCVDHPYLFDGVEPEPFEMGEHLIEASGKLCLLDSMLMYLHKGSHRILLFSQMTRMLDIVQDYMEYRGYSYERLDGSVRGEERNLAVKNFSSKDIFVFLLSTKAGGVGMNLTAADTVIFLDSDFNPQNDLQAAARCHRIGQNRPVKVIRLLARDTVEEIMYSRAVSKLHLTNTVIEEGRFSLLDQAQSAAAGLQLSEILKFGVDKLLSSEESSVQDVKLEKILGSSRGGQWVDDEDSTSLREEEQEQNSPESDGQNHMYYFEGKDYSRDPSSDDQKSFDHLLEEQMAEFQRAAGEGRALRCKAGVSLSIALGIPARKRKPLTEAELELRRQKRDEAAAKKAKIQEDLKKKQQEQKYKKKMVWWESCNYRSLCLQPVDGEEEEEGNEEEEEEDGSVCSTDSDSTAIHYVFGDVTHPHAAQGDAIIVHCVDDSGRWGRGGLFTALEVRSDEPRKQYELAGKMKDLDLGNVLLFPIDDKQSRLDGQDQLALIVSQQRDKANNLSGILLSALDEGLRKIYAAAKRHKASVHLPRIGHSTKGFNWYGTERLIRKHLASRGIPTFIYYHSRNAKNTATPQASTSVASTSTSAPEAQVPKSDRLTEETEADPQSHSPAGLPNFMTGIRVFFYNLPASERKRLARYLITYDGDEEDKMSPDVTHIVAEVESSIHSQELEELVRQYTLAVPVQKAWLESCFSKQRKVNTAPFIHLLR; translated from the exons ATGACGGACCTGctgtcaaaaataataaacagcgtagaggagaagaaaaaagcagCTGTTGGTCAGAGCGACTTGGAGAAATGGGGTTTGAAAG GGATTCAGCTGAGAGCCTACCAGCTGGAGGGGCTGCGGTGGTTGACTCAGCGCCTCTACAACCAGCAGGGATGTATCTTAGCAGATGAAATGGGTCTGGGGAAAACCTGTCAG ACAATCTCTTTGCTGGTTTACGTGACGGGAGCTCTCGGGCAGAAGGGTCCGTTTTTAGTGCTGAGCCCACTCTCTGTGATGGAGAACTGGAGAAAGGAGTTGAAATG CTTTGCCCCCTCTCTGACTGTGCTGTGTTACAagggagacaaagagagacGAGCTGAGAttcagagggaaacagagacagagcagttCCATGTTCTGCTCACTACATATGAG CTGTGTCTCAAAGACGCTTCATTCTTAGGACG GTGGAAGTGGAAGGTTCTTGTAGTAGACGAGGCTCACAGGCTGAAGAATCAGAACTCACTCTTGCACAAAACCTTGACAGAG TTTTCAGTGGGTTTTAGAGTCCTCTTGACAGGGACACCCGTTCAGAACAACCTCCAGGAGCTCTACTCCCTACTGAGCTTCATTCAGCCCAGCATCTTTACTGCTGATGACACAGATGACTTTGTCAACTCTTACTCAAATGTACAGAATCAGCCTGCTCTTG CTGCTGAGCTCCAGAGTATCCTAGAGCCTTTCCTACTTCGTAGAGTAAAGTCACAGGTGGCGCTAGATTTGCCCAAGAAAACAGAGCTGGTGGTGTATCACGGCATGTCTGCTCTGCAGAAAAAATACTACAAAGCCATTCTGATGAAGGATCTGG AGGCTTTTGGAAATGAACAAGGCAGCAAGACCCGGCTGCTGAACATCTTAATGAACCTCAGAAAGTGTGTTGACCACCCATACCTGTTTGATG GGGTGGAACCAGAACCTTTTGAGATGGGGGAGCATCTTATTGAAGCCAGTGGAAAACTTTGCCTTCTGGACAGCATGCTGATGTACCTGCACAAAGG GAGCCATCGGATCTTGCTGTTCTCTCAGATGACGAGAATGTTGGACATTGTTCAGGATTACATGGAGTACAGAG GTTATAGCTATGAACGTCTGGATGGGTCTGTCCGAGGGGAAGAACGAAATCTAGCAGTGAAGAACTTCAGTAGCAAAGACATATTTGTCTTTCTGCTCAGCACTAAAGCAG GGGGAGTGGGCATGAACCTCACAGCTGCTGACACTGTCATTTTTCTGGATAGTGACTTCAACCCTCAAAATGACTTGCAGGCTGCTGCACGCTGCCATCGAATTGGTCAGAACAG GCCTGTTAAAGTGATCCGCCTTTTGGCACGAGACACAGTTGAGGAGATAATGTACTCTCGTGCTGTGTCCAAGCTGCACCTCACCAACACTGTTATTGAAGAGGGTCGCTTTTCTTTATTGGATCAAGCTCagtcagctgctgcaggactgCAG CTCAGTGAGATCTTGAAGTTTGGAGTAGATAAGCTTTTGTCATCAGAAGAGAGCTCGGTACAGGATGTGAAACTGGAGAAGATCCTTGGTTCATCACGTGGTGGTCAGTGGGTAGATGACGAAGACTCCACTTCACTCagagaagaagagcaggagCAGAACAGTCCTGAATCCGATGGGCAGA ACCACATGTACTACTTTGAAGGGAAAGATTACAGCAGGGACCCCAGCTCTGATGACCAGAAGAGCTTTGATCATTTGTTGGAGGAGCAGATGGCTGAGTTTCAGAGAGCTGCAGGGGAGGGACGGGCTCTGCGATGCAAAGCTGGA gtttcactgtcaatAGCCCTTGGGATTCCAGCAAGGAAGAGGAAACCTCTTactgaggcagagctggagctgAGGCGTCAGAAGAGGGATGAGGCTGCGGCCAAGAAAGCCAAAATTCAAGAAGACctgaagaagaaacagcaagagcagaaatacaagaaaaa AATGGTATGGTGGGAGTCCTGCAACTATAGATCATTGTGCCTGCAGCCTGTGGacggtgaagaagaagaagaaggaaatgaggaggaggaggaggaggatggcagTGTGTGCTCCACAGACTCTGACAGCACAGCTATCCACTACGTTTTCGGGGATGTTACTCATCCACATGCTGCTCAGGGAGATGCTATAATTGTCCACTGTGTCG atgACTCAGGCCGATGGGGTAGAGGTGGCCTGTTTACTGCACTTGAGGTGAGATCAGATGAACCACGGAAGCAGTATGAGTTGGCTGGCAAGATGAAAG ATTTGGACCTTGGAAATGTGCTGCTCTTCCCCATTGATGACAAACAGTCCAGACTGGATGGCCAGGACCAG TTGGCCCTCATAGTGTCACAGCAAAGAGACAAAGCCAACAACTTGTCGGGGATCCTTCTTAGTGCTCTGGACGAGGGCCTGAGGAAGATTTATGCTGCAGCTAAAAGACATAAGG CAAGTGTTCATCTTCCACGTATCGGTCACTCCACCAAAGGCTTCAACTGGTACGGCACAGAGAGGCTCATCCGGAAACACCTGGCCTCCAGAGGCATCCCCACATTCAT ATACTATCACAGCAGAAATGCCAAGAACACAGCTACACCTCAGGCGTCCACCTCTGTGGCCTCCACGTCAACATCTGCTCCAGAAGCACAGGTGCCTAAGTCTGACAGGCTGActgaagagacagaagcagatCCCCAGAGCCACAGCCCCGCAGGTCTCCCCAATTTCATGACAGGGATCCGTGTGTTTTTCTACAACCTGCCTGCATCAGAGAGGAAGAGGCTGGCCCGCTACCTTATCAC TTATGATGGTGATGAGGAAGATAAGATGAGTCCTGATGTCACCCACATTGTTGCAGAGGTGGAGAGCAGCATCCATTCACAG gagctggaggagctggtgCGTCAGTACACGCTGGCTGTCCCTGTGCAGAAGGCCTGGCTTGAGTCCTGCTTCTCCAAACAACGAAAAGTCAACACTGCTCCATTCATACACCTGCTCAGATAG
- the chd1l gene encoding chromodomain-helicase-DNA-binding protein 1-like isoform X1 — protein MTDLLSKIINSVEEKKKAAVGQSDLEKWGLKGIQLRAYQLEGLRWLTQRLYNQQGCILADEMGLGKTCQTISLLVYVTGALGQKGPFLVLSPLSVMENWRKELKCFAPSLTVLCYKGDKERRAEIQRETETEQFHVLLTTYELCLKDASFLGRWKWKVLVVDEAHRLKNQNSLLHKTLTEFSVGFRVLLTGTPVQNNLQELYSLLSFIQPSIFTADDTDDFVNSYSNVQNQPALAAELQSILEPFLLRRVKSQVALDLPKKTELVVYHGMSALQKKYYKAILMKDLEAFGNEQGSKTRLLNILMNLRKCVDHPYLFDGVEPEPFEMGEHLIEASGKLCLLDSMLMYLHKGSHRILLFSQMTRMLDIVQDYMEYRGYSYERLDGSVRGEERNLAVKNFSSKDIFVFLLSTKAGGVGMNLTAADTVIFLDSDFNPQNDLQAAARCHRIGQNRPVKVIRLLARDTVEEIMYSRAVSKLHLTNTVIEEGRFSLLDQAQSAAAGLQLSEILKFGVDKLLSSEESSVQDVKLEKILGSSRGGQWVDDEDSTSLREEEQEQNSPESDGQNHMYYFEGKDYSRDPSSDDQKSFDHLLEEQMAEFQRAAGEGRALRCKAGVSLSIALGIPARKRKPLTEAELELRRQKRDEAAAKKAKIQEDLKKKQQEQKYKKKLKKFHWTHIFSLHPLSSDIFEINYFDIDIWCVLSCRMVWWESCNYRSLCLQPVDGEEEEEGNEEEEEEDGSVCSTDSDSTAIHYVFGDVTHPHAAQGDAIIVHCVDDSGRWGRGGLFTALEVRSDEPRKQYELAGKMKDLDLGNVLLFPIDDKQSRLDGQDQLALIVSQQRDKANNLSGILLSALDEGLRKIYAAAKRHKASVHLPRIGHSTKGFNWYGTERLIRKHLASRGIPTFIYYHSRNAKNTATPQASTSVASTSTSAPEAQVPKSDRLTEETEADPQSHSPAGLPNFMTGIRVFFYNLPASERKRLARYLITYDGDEEDKMSPDVTHIVAEVESSIHSQELEELVRQYTLAVPVQKAWLESCFSKQRKVNTAPFIHLLR, from the exons ATGACGGACCTGctgtcaaaaataataaacagcgtagaggagaagaaaaaagcagCTGTTGGTCAGAGCGACTTGGAGAAATGGGGTTTGAAAG GGATTCAGCTGAGAGCCTACCAGCTGGAGGGGCTGCGGTGGTTGACTCAGCGCCTCTACAACCAGCAGGGATGTATCTTAGCAGATGAAATGGGTCTGGGGAAAACCTGTCAG ACAATCTCTTTGCTGGTTTACGTGACGGGAGCTCTCGGGCAGAAGGGTCCGTTTTTAGTGCTGAGCCCACTCTCTGTGATGGAGAACTGGAGAAAGGAGTTGAAATG CTTTGCCCCCTCTCTGACTGTGCTGTGTTACAagggagacaaagagagacGAGCTGAGAttcagagggaaacagagacagagcagttCCATGTTCTGCTCACTACATATGAG CTGTGTCTCAAAGACGCTTCATTCTTAGGACG GTGGAAGTGGAAGGTTCTTGTAGTAGACGAGGCTCACAGGCTGAAGAATCAGAACTCACTCTTGCACAAAACCTTGACAGAG TTTTCAGTGGGTTTTAGAGTCCTCTTGACAGGGACACCCGTTCAGAACAACCTCCAGGAGCTCTACTCCCTACTGAGCTTCATTCAGCCCAGCATCTTTACTGCTGATGACACAGATGACTTTGTCAACTCTTACTCAAATGTACAGAATCAGCCTGCTCTTG CTGCTGAGCTCCAGAGTATCCTAGAGCCTTTCCTACTTCGTAGAGTAAAGTCACAGGTGGCGCTAGATTTGCCCAAGAAAACAGAGCTGGTGGTGTATCACGGCATGTCTGCTCTGCAGAAAAAATACTACAAAGCCATTCTGATGAAGGATCTGG AGGCTTTTGGAAATGAACAAGGCAGCAAGACCCGGCTGCTGAACATCTTAATGAACCTCAGAAAGTGTGTTGACCACCCATACCTGTTTGATG GGGTGGAACCAGAACCTTTTGAGATGGGGGAGCATCTTATTGAAGCCAGTGGAAAACTTTGCCTTCTGGACAGCATGCTGATGTACCTGCACAAAGG GAGCCATCGGATCTTGCTGTTCTCTCAGATGACGAGAATGTTGGACATTGTTCAGGATTACATGGAGTACAGAG GTTATAGCTATGAACGTCTGGATGGGTCTGTCCGAGGGGAAGAACGAAATCTAGCAGTGAAGAACTTCAGTAGCAAAGACATATTTGTCTTTCTGCTCAGCACTAAAGCAG GGGGAGTGGGCATGAACCTCACAGCTGCTGACACTGTCATTTTTCTGGATAGTGACTTCAACCCTCAAAATGACTTGCAGGCTGCTGCACGCTGCCATCGAATTGGTCAGAACAG GCCTGTTAAAGTGATCCGCCTTTTGGCACGAGACACAGTTGAGGAGATAATGTACTCTCGTGCTGTGTCCAAGCTGCACCTCACCAACACTGTTATTGAAGAGGGTCGCTTTTCTTTATTGGATCAAGCTCagtcagctgctgcaggactgCAG CTCAGTGAGATCTTGAAGTTTGGAGTAGATAAGCTTTTGTCATCAGAAGAGAGCTCGGTACAGGATGTGAAACTGGAGAAGATCCTTGGTTCATCACGTGGTGGTCAGTGGGTAGATGACGAAGACTCCACTTCACTCagagaagaagagcaggagCAGAACAGTCCTGAATCCGATGGGCAGA ACCACATGTACTACTTTGAAGGGAAAGATTACAGCAGGGACCCCAGCTCTGATGACCAGAAGAGCTTTGATCATTTGTTGGAGGAGCAGATGGCTGAGTTTCAGAGAGCTGCAGGGGAGGGACGGGCTCTGCGATGCAAAGCTGGA gtttcactgtcaatAGCCCTTGGGATTCCAGCAAGGAAGAGGAAACCTCTTactgaggcagagctggagctgAGGCGTCAGAAGAGGGATGAGGCTGCGGCCAAGAAAGCCAAAATTCAAGAAGACctgaagaagaaacagcaagagcagaaatacaagaaaaagttaaaaaaatttCACTGGACCcatattttttctcttcatccaCTGAGCTCAGACATCTTTGAAATAAACTattttgatattgatatttgGTGTGTTTTATCTTGCAGAATGGTATGGTGGGAGTCCTGCAACTATAGATCATTGTGCCTGCAGCCTGTGGacggtgaagaagaagaagaaggaaatgaggaggaggaggaggaggatggcagTGTGTGCTCCACAGACTCTGACAGCACAGCTATCCACTACGTTTTCGGGGATGTTACTCATCCACATGCTGCTCAGGGAGATGCTATAATTGTCCACTGTGTCG atgACTCAGGCCGATGGGGTAGAGGTGGCCTGTTTACTGCACTTGAGGTGAGATCAGATGAACCACGGAAGCAGTATGAGTTGGCTGGCAAGATGAAAG ATTTGGACCTTGGAAATGTGCTGCTCTTCCCCATTGATGACAAACAGTCCAGACTGGATGGCCAGGACCAG TTGGCCCTCATAGTGTCACAGCAAAGAGACAAAGCCAACAACTTGTCGGGGATCCTTCTTAGTGCTCTGGACGAGGGCCTGAGGAAGATTTATGCTGCAGCTAAAAGACATAAGG CAAGTGTTCATCTTCCACGTATCGGTCACTCCACCAAAGGCTTCAACTGGTACGGCACAGAGAGGCTCATCCGGAAACACCTGGCCTCCAGAGGCATCCCCACATTCAT ATACTATCACAGCAGAAATGCCAAGAACACAGCTACACCTCAGGCGTCCACCTCTGTGGCCTCCACGTCAACATCTGCTCCAGAAGCACAGGTGCCTAAGTCTGACAGGCTGActgaagagacagaagcagatCCCCAGAGCCACAGCCCCGCAGGTCTCCCCAATTTCATGACAGGGATCCGTGTGTTTTTCTACAACCTGCCTGCATCAGAGAGGAAGAGGCTGGCCCGCTACCTTATCAC TTATGATGGTGATGAGGAAGATAAGATGAGTCCTGATGTCACCCACATTGTTGCAGAGGTGGAGAGCAGCATCCATTCACAG gagctggaggagctggtgCGTCAGTACACGCTGGCTGTCCCTGTGCAGAAGGCCTGGCTTGAGTCCTGCTTCTCCAAACAACGAAAAGTCAACACTGCTCCATTCATACACCTGCTCAGATAG
- the chd1l gene encoding chromodomain-helicase-DNA-binding protein 1-like isoform X3, which translates to MTDLLSKIINSVEEKKKAAVGQSDLEKWGLKGIQLRAYQLEGLRWLTQRLYNQQGCILADEMGLGKTCQTISLLVYVTGALGQKGPFLVLSPLSVMENWRKELKCFAPSLTVLCYKGDKERRAEIQRETETEQFHVLLTTYELCLKDASFLGRWKWKVLVVDEAHRLKNQNSLLHKTLTEFSVGFRVLLTGTPVQNNLQELYSLLSFIQPSIFTADDTDDFVNSYSNVQNQPALAAELQSILEPFLLRRVKSQVALDLPKKTELVVYHGMSALQKKYYKAILMKDLEAFGNEQGSKTRLLNILMNLRKCVDHPYLFDGVEPEPFEMGEHLIEASGKLCLLDSMLMYLHKGSHRILLFSQMTRMLDIVQDYMEYRGYSYERLDGSVRGEERNLAVKNFSSKDIFVFLLSTKAGGVGMNLTAADTVIFLDSDFNPQNDLQAAARCHRIGQNRPVKVIRLLARDTVEEIMYSRAVSKLHLTNTVIEEGRFSLLDQAQSAAAGLQLSEILKFGVDKLLSSEESSVQDVKLEKILGSSRGGQWVDDEDSTSLREEEQEQNSPESDGQNHMYYFEGKDYSRDPSSDDQKSFDHLLEEQMAEFQRAAGEGRALRCKAGVSLSIALGIPARKRKPLTEAELELRRQKRDEAAAKKAKIQEDLKKKQQEQKYKKKLKKFHWTHIFSLHPLSSDIFEINYFDIDIWCVLSCRMVWWESCNYRSLCLQPVDGEEEEEGNEEEEEEDGSVCSTDSDSTAIHYVFGDVTHPHAAQGDAIIVHCVDDSGRWGRGGLFTALEVRSDEPRKQYELAGKMKDLDLGNVLLFPIDDKQSRLDGQDQLALIVSQQRDKANNLSGILLSALDEGLRKIYAAAKRHKVFIFHVSVTPPKASTGTAQRGSSGNTWPPEASPHSYTITAEMPRTQLHLRRPPLWPPRQHLLQKHRCLSLTG; encoded by the exons ATGACGGACCTGctgtcaaaaataataaacagcgtagaggagaagaaaaaagcagCTGTTGGTCAGAGCGACTTGGAGAAATGGGGTTTGAAAG GGATTCAGCTGAGAGCCTACCAGCTGGAGGGGCTGCGGTGGTTGACTCAGCGCCTCTACAACCAGCAGGGATGTATCTTAGCAGATGAAATGGGTCTGGGGAAAACCTGTCAG ACAATCTCTTTGCTGGTTTACGTGACGGGAGCTCTCGGGCAGAAGGGTCCGTTTTTAGTGCTGAGCCCACTCTCTGTGATGGAGAACTGGAGAAAGGAGTTGAAATG CTTTGCCCCCTCTCTGACTGTGCTGTGTTACAagggagacaaagagagacGAGCTGAGAttcagagggaaacagagacagagcagttCCATGTTCTGCTCACTACATATGAG CTGTGTCTCAAAGACGCTTCATTCTTAGGACG GTGGAAGTGGAAGGTTCTTGTAGTAGACGAGGCTCACAGGCTGAAGAATCAGAACTCACTCTTGCACAAAACCTTGACAGAG TTTTCAGTGGGTTTTAGAGTCCTCTTGACAGGGACACCCGTTCAGAACAACCTCCAGGAGCTCTACTCCCTACTGAGCTTCATTCAGCCCAGCATCTTTACTGCTGATGACACAGATGACTTTGTCAACTCTTACTCAAATGTACAGAATCAGCCTGCTCTTG CTGCTGAGCTCCAGAGTATCCTAGAGCCTTTCCTACTTCGTAGAGTAAAGTCACAGGTGGCGCTAGATTTGCCCAAGAAAACAGAGCTGGTGGTGTATCACGGCATGTCTGCTCTGCAGAAAAAATACTACAAAGCCATTCTGATGAAGGATCTGG AGGCTTTTGGAAATGAACAAGGCAGCAAGACCCGGCTGCTGAACATCTTAATGAACCTCAGAAAGTGTGTTGACCACCCATACCTGTTTGATG GGGTGGAACCAGAACCTTTTGAGATGGGGGAGCATCTTATTGAAGCCAGTGGAAAACTTTGCCTTCTGGACAGCATGCTGATGTACCTGCACAAAGG GAGCCATCGGATCTTGCTGTTCTCTCAGATGACGAGAATGTTGGACATTGTTCAGGATTACATGGAGTACAGAG GTTATAGCTATGAACGTCTGGATGGGTCTGTCCGAGGGGAAGAACGAAATCTAGCAGTGAAGAACTTCAGTAGCAAAGACATATTTGTCTTTCTGCTCAGCACTAAAGCAG GGGGAGTGGGCATGAACCTCACAGCTGCTGACACTGTCATTTTTCTGGATAGTGACTTCAACCCTCAAAATGACTTGCAGGCTGCTGCACGCTGCCATCGAATTGGTCAGAACAG GCCTGTTAAAGTGATCCGCCTTTTGGCACGAGACACAGTTGAGGAGATAATGTACTCTCGTGCTGTGTCCAAGCTGCACCTCACCAACACTGTTATTGAAGAGGGTCGCTTTTCTTTATTGGATCAAGCTCagtcagctgctgcaggactgCAG CTCAGTGAGATCTTGAAGTTTGGAGTAGATAAGCTTTTGTCATCAGAAGAGAGCTCGGTACAGGATGTGAAACTGGAGAAGATCCTTGGTTCATCACGTGGTGGTCAGTGGGTAGATGACGAAGACTCCACTTCACTCagagaagaagagcaggagCAGAACAGTCCTGAATCCGATGGGCAGA ACCACATGTACTACTTTGAAGGGAAAGATTACAGCAGGGACCCCAGCTCTGATGACCAGAAGAGCTTTGATCATTTGTTGGAGGAGCAGATGGCTGAGTTTCAGAGAGCTGCAGGGGAGGGACGGGCTCTGCGATGCAAAGCTGGA gtttcactgtcaatAGCCCTTGGGATTCCAGCAAGGAAGAGGAAACCTCTTactgaggcagagctggagctgAGGCGTCAGAAGAGGGATGAGGCTGCGGCCAAGAAAGCCAAAATTCAAGAAGACctgaagaagaaacagcaagagcagaaatacaagaaaaagttaaaaaaatttCACTGGACCcatattttttctcttcatccaCTGAGCTCAGACATCTTTGAAATAAACTattttgatattgatatttgGTGTGTTTTATCTTGCAGAATGGTATGGTGGGAGTCCTGCAACTATAGATCATTGTGCCTGCAGCCTGTGGacggtgaagaagaagaagaaggaaatgaggaggaggaggaggaggatggcagTGTGTGCTCCACAGACTCTGACAGCACAGCTATCCACTACGTTTTCGGGGATGTTACTCATCCACATGCTGCTCAGGGAGATGCTATAATTGTCCACTGTGTCG atgACTCAGGCCGATGGGGTAGAGGTGGCCTGTTTACTGCACTTGAGGTGAGATCAGATGAACCACGGAAGCAGTATGAGTTGGCTGGCAAGATGAAAG ATTTGGACCTTGGAAATGTGCTGCTCTTCCCCATTGATGACAAACAGTCCAGACTGGATGGCCAGGACCAG TTGGCCCTCATAGTGTCACAGCAAAGAGACAAAGCCAACAACTTGTCGGGGATCCTTCTTAGTGCTCTGGACGAGGGCCTGAGGAAGATTTATGCTGCAGCTAAAAGACATAAGG TGTTCATCTTCCACGTATCGGTCACTCCACCAAAGGCTTCAACTGGTACGGCACAGAGAGGCTCATCCGGAAACACCTGGCCTCCAGAGGCATCCCCACATTCAT ATACTATCACAGCAGAAATGCCAAGAACACAGCTACACCTCAGGCGTCCACCTCTGTGGCCTCCACGTCAACATCTGCTCCAGAAGCACAGGTGCCTAAGTCTGACAGGCTGA